Proteins encoded together in one Labrus bergylta chromosome 20, fLabBer1.1, whole genome shotgun sequence window:
- the si:ch211-171b20.3 gene encoding uncharacterized protein si:ch211-171b20.3: MMTFQFNPSLPTAKAFVSQGSSNCSQRGPDTAAYPAFRMGVGGGPAAFGPNNRLREKFPAMQTLNESRDWKNLVSDFVVRGSPTSSQNVKLDLENTDLKRDLCGRQLLYDETCTRFERTRTVIPPLTRDYPVNRPGNLHPVKLFKEFPHMHGGRPLTLGCHGRYELNRTPEMVFPSALVLNGRNTFSVGNCKLSRPKVNYPTYTLQAVKDNQKSQSFPDPMVGAPRSFIHRVTELSSLEGETVRQEKLKKMKKQRKAPS, translated from the exons ATGATGACTTTCCAGTTTAACCCCTCGCTACCAACCGCAAAGGCTTTTGTTTCACAGGGAAGCTCAAATTGCAGCCAGCGCGGCCCTGACACAGCTGCTTATCCAGCGTTCAGGATGGGAGTAGGTGGAGGACCAGCAGCTTTTGGACCTAACAATCGCTTAAGGGAGAAATTTCCTGCGATGCAAACCTTAAACG AGTCCAGGGACTGGAAGAACTTGGTCTCTGACTTCGTTGTTAGAGG CTCACCTACTTcatcccaaaatgtcaaactggaTTTGGAAAACACTGACCTAAAGAGGGACCTGTGTGGTAGACAGCTTCTTTATGATGAAACAT GTACCAGATTTGAGAGGACCAGAACTGTGATTCCTCCGCTGACGAGGGACTACCCTGTGAATAGACCTGGCAACCTGCATCCCGTCAAACTGTTCAAGGAGTTTCCCCACATGCACGGTGGGCGGCCCCTCACCCTTGG GTGCCATGGAAGATATGAACTCAACAGAACTCCAGAAATGGTCTTTCCTTCCGCTTTAGTCCTCAATGGCCGAAACACGTTCTCAGTTGGAAACTGCAAGCTCAGCAG GCCTAAGGTGAATTATCCGACCTACACTCTGCAGGCTGTTAAAGACAATCAAAAga GCCAGTCCTTTCCAGACCCAATGGTCGGAGCGCCTCGCTCTTTCATCCACAGGGTAACTGAGCTGTCCTCTTTGGAGGGAGAGACGGTGAGACAAGAGAAGCTcaagaaaatgaagaaacagAGGAAAGCTCCATCCTGA
- the rpl7 gene encoding 60S ribosomal protein L7 isoform X2, whose protein sequence is MADAEKKVAAVPESLLKRRKAFATMKAMRIKKMLAEKKARKVTRKLIYKRAEKYHKEYRQMYRREIRLGRTARKVGNYYVPAEPKLAFVIRIRGINGVSPKVRKVLQLLRLRQIFNGVFVKLNKASINMLRIAEPYIAWGYPNLKSVRELIYKRGHGRMRKQRIALTDNALVEKALGKYGIICVEDLIHEIYTVGKNFKPANNFLWPFKLSSPRGGMNKKTTHFVEGGDAGNREDQINRMIRRMN, encoded by the exons ATGGCGGACGCAGA AAAAAAGGTTGCGGCGGTCCCTGAGAGCCTTTTGAAAAGGCGAAAGGCCTTCGCCACCATGAAGGCCATGCGCATCAAGAAGATGCTGGCTGAGAAGAAA gCCCGCAAAGTGACCAGGAAGCTGATCTACAAGCGGGCTGAGAAGTACCACAAGGAGTACAGGCAGATGTACAGGCGTGAGATCCGCCTGGGTCGCACTGCTCGTAAAGTGGGGAACTACTATGTTCCAGCAGAGCCCAAGCTGGCCTTTGTCATCAGAATCAGAGG TATCAATGGTGTCAGCCCCAAGGTTCGCAAAGTTCTGCAGCTCCTTCGTCTGCGCCAGATCTTCAACGGTGTGTTTGTCAAGCTTAACAAGGCTTCAATCAACATGCTCAGGATTGCTGAACCTTACATCGCTTGGGG ATATCCCAACCTGAAGTCTGTGCGTGAGCTCATCTACAAACGTGGCCATGGCAGGATGAGGAAACAGCGCATCGCCCTCACAGACAACGCTCTGGTGGAGAAGGCCCTTG GCAAATATGGCATCATCTGTGTTGAGGACCTCATCCATGAGATCTATACAGTTGGAAAGAACTTCAAGCCTGCCAATAACTTCCTGTGGCCCTTCAAGCTGTCGTCACCCCGTGGTGGTATGAACAAGAAGACCACACACTTTGTGGAGGGAGGAGACGCTGGCAACAGGGAGGACCAGATCAACAGAATGATCAGGAGGATGAACTGA
- the rpl7 gene encoding 60S ribosomal protein L7 isoform X1 yields the protein MEPAKARKKVAAVPESLLKRRKAFATMKAMRIKKMLAEKKARKVTRKLIYKRAEKYHKEYRQMYRREIRLGRTARKVGNYYVPAEPKLAFVIRIRGINGVSPKVRKVLQLLRLRQIFNGVFVKLNKASINMLRIAEPYIAWGYPNLKSVRELIYKRGHGRMRKQRIALTDNALVEKALGKYGIICVEDLIHEIYTVGKNFKPANNFLWPFKLSSPRGGMNKKTTHFVEGGDAGNREDQINRMIRRMN from the exons ATGGAGCCGGCAAAAGCCAG AAAAAAGGTTGCGGCGGTCCCTGAGAGCCTTTTGAAAAGGCGAAAGGCCTTCGCCACCATGAAGGCCATGCGCATCAAGAAGATGCTGGCTGAGAAGAAA gCCCGCAAAGTGACCAGGAAGCTGATCTACAAGCGGGCTGAGAAGTACCACAAGGAGTACAGGCAGATGTACAGGCGTGAGATCCGCCTGGGTCGCACTGCTCGTAAAGTGGGGAACTACTATGTTCCAGCAGAGCCCAAGCTGGCCTTTGTCATCAGAATCAGAGG TATCAATGGTGTCAGCCCCAAGGTTCGCAAAGTTCTGCAGCTCCTTCGTCTGCGCCAGATCTTCAACGGTGTGTTTGTCAAGCTTAACAAGGCTTCAATCAACATGCTCAGGATTGCTGAACCTTACATCGCTTGGGG ATATCCCAACCTGAAGTCTGTGCGTGAGCTCATCTACAAACGTGGCCATGGCAGGATGAGGAAACAGCGCATCGCCCTCACAGACAACGCTCTGGTGGAGAAGGCCCTTG GCAAATATGGCATCATCTGTGTTGAGGACCTCATCCATGAGATCTATACAGTTGGAAAGAACTTCAAGCCTGCCAATAACTTCCTGTGGCCCTTCAAGCTGTCGTCACCCCGTGGTGGTATGAACAAGAAGACCACACACTTTGTGGAGGGAGGAGACGCTGGCAACAGGGAGGACCAGATCAACAGAATGATCAGGAGGATGAACTGA